The window ccagacaaagaggaaaggggcatgaaaatatactacatgcaggtacaagtgaacaagggtgtcgctgtctcctggaagacaaagaaacccttggagttgcctgaaaagcagctgaggatagaagaagtgacccttcctgaggatgcgtgcacagtaggcacgtgcccctctgatgtgttcaccgaaagcctcctgtctgacagtgagcccactggggaggagaaagagtatgaggaaagggcagagccaggcagcccatcagggtcacctgccgtcgaggagagacccagggccaagacaccggactggatggtgaccatgaagaccggcttcaggtgcatggcctgctgccgggtcttccccaccttggagatcctccagcagcacgtgaagggcggcgtcctggagggcttcagctgccgtgtctttcatctcgccatggcccagctgatgggcaatgtggaatccgggagcacctctgaggaggaggaggaggaggaggaggaggaggaggaggaagagaagcaagaagaaaaggagaatgagggagagcagcccacgggggaaggccccagcccaaagagaccccgcaggcaggctcttttctctcctttgagttgcaaacagcaactgagattcatgggacagaagatcctggaagacggtgtggccgtcccttggaagaggtaaggcttgaggctggcagtcttctgagcctatgtcacgagggcccagaggagtctaagggaaggggccgcacacatgtgctggttgacctaatggctctgcagttgcatccgatgggacacacccagcactaccaaaggcgttgacctctgttgacgtcaacaagaaggtggagccttttcctaggcgctttctcagggtctgcacgatggacctcaactctcagaggacgtactgccagcagctccttctcggcagagagagccaggagtggtctcaagagaggacaggggcccttgcaggaccagaactttgaggtctgagagccttgggcctgagccgagatctcacccggaccactggacctagccttctgtgacaaaggggaatatgaaagagagtcacgtggaaatgaggtcccccgagatatggaaatgttccagaacctccgttgcgtggtcgttgatctggagccaagctccctgtggtgtgtgtggctctgagctttaaggcaatgctggagggtaaccctgaccagcagagcttggagtgctgcttgtctcttcctgttctacctcatttgctttatcccttccagggagaagaaaggaccctcgggagagtagcagacagaatgccgtggtctgaaggaggatgaagggaccggccctcagtctaacatcatatgacaatagaagcgtcctatgcaataaagggcattttccaaacctttcctggagcttttatttaattacatttttctatctatgcatctacctgtcatctacatctgtatctttcaaggtttgtgaacaagctttcacataagcactagagacgtccgccagcattttccagaagaggcctgcaaattgctggggactcctcacaaatagggaatggccacaacccctgccacacagactatgcgcgtggccctcctgacgtactcccactctctctctgaatttcccaacgtctgagatgagggggctggctggaggcaatgatcacgtgcaggctgaatcttctgcagattctgattctcttcctgggcatatcgtcctcaagcacagtctccatgtccctcgccacactgatctctctccttcagtccttccctccctccctctcctgcctcccagtgcagagaatacttttttgcatttgagacgacatttagtttttgttcacagaattctcacctgttctactgtggcctccgttgtgaacattccaaagctgagaattttctttttttctccctcatttctgctgagtctttaccttcctaatgcagtgaactcacagtgcctagctgactggatggggaaaaagatccagggagcaaagagaaataataaaagaatatatcagttaatgttTCATAGTGTTCTCCAactacatgttttttaaattttggaataatattaggaatcttctctttgtaaaaaactgaattattgggcttccctggtggagcagtggttaagaatatgcctgcgaatgcaggggacatgggttcgagccctggtctgggaagatcccacgtgccacggagtaactcagcccgcgcgccacaactactgagcctgcgctctagagcccgtgtgccacatctaccgagcccacgtgccacaactacggaagcctgcgtgcctagagcccatgctccgcaacaagagaagccactgcaatgagaagcccgtgcaccacagccaagagtagcccccgctcactgcaactagagaacgcccgctagcagcaacaaagacccaatgcagcccaaaataaattaattaattttaaaaaattgaattagtttcaagggtacaatgtataaaagtacaataaaagccccccttcataaccccccaaccccactctcaagatggaatagatatgctgtgatacaatttagagtcgtagtactactcctcctcccaccacatccgaaatcctctgagcccggtgcagcagcttcctttcacaatgctaggacccgccccaagacagatgataatccctctggacatttcaaggagcggcaccaaggcaacagtacctgggaaatgccactgacagctcagaatatccagggcatttctagagcctcggcactgctctcgctctgggaatgaaggtccaaaaagcacatcggagaatgttcatagttgtaaacaagctccacctttgaaacacaatctacatagaaccacatatacaagcctgcacaatggatgaagccaaggtctcctccatgatttcccttctgaccaccttattgtctcctcagccataaaaggtgaacttgaaactcaggaccttgccttgtcaccagaaacatccaagcttggatcagtctttctaagaccagatacttgctctctgaactattagagacttgtcacatacacacaggtagaacaggattatttctatctacctggggacctggagtctttcacattgctcctgttcaaactctcacaacagcaaaactttacctacaaagggttcaagctatgacactcccaatttccacaaacctcctcagctcttgtgagtcacatgcagccaattccaggaattggagacatggttgtgaggatgaaactgactttggggctccccttggatatggtcttccagacttacccaaaggccattaagaggaaggtttaccccacctcagggaaacccgaggcagtacttgcagtcaagggctggccatggcttctgagctacatccaaagagcagttcatactgtacctgggtctgctggagccatttctgactgtccgagagccagcacgtaccgctcctcaactgcctccattgtggctcatcagtagggctgtcagatttagtaactaaaagtacaggatacccagttaaacttgaactccacatgaataataagtcatcacttttagtataagtagatcctatgaactatttggggcatacttatcttccaaatatacttgttgtttttctgacattcatatttaactgaagagcctatattttatctgtcaaccctacccttcagaaatgatggaggctcatagagatccaggagatgcctcagcg is drawn from Mesoplodon densirostris isolate mMesDen1 chromosome 14, mMesDen1 primary haplotype, whole genome shotgun sequence and contains these coding sequences:
- the LOC132501257 gene encoding protein FAM170A-like, yielding MERRQKRKHLENEESQETAEHGGGISKSQEDPPRLGSTVVAQGCSPGSGEVSSASKYFFCTSTPLKLSYAAMRRFRDTAWLTAPLAQVQEEGETAPPSHCVSSSPSSPCKNDLHPDKEERGMKIYYMQVQVNKGVAVSWKTKKPLELPEKQLRIEEVTLPEDACTVGTCPSDVFTESLLSDSEPTGEEKEYEERAEPGSPSGSPAVEERPRAKTPDWMVTMKTGFRCMACCRVFPTLEILQQHVKGGVLEGFSCRVFHLAMAQLMGNVESGSTSEEEEEEEEEEEEEEKQEEKENEGEQPT